The region TTTTCAGCCGCCGATATGGCAGAGGTCGGGCAATACACGAAAAACGGTTTACTATAGTGGATTCACTATAAATTGTCAGCAATCCGATTAATGATCAATAAAGGCCGTCTGAAAGCGATAGCGGCGAGCCTTTCTGTACGGAGCCGTTCTATCCTAAACCGAATAAATCGTTTAAACTTACACAGGATTATTTTCAGACGGCCTCATCAGCTTAGGCCGCATGAATGGAGACTTAAATGAAGATTGTTTACTTGATTGTTAAGATTTTGATTTTGCTGGTATTCTTTCTGCTGGCCGTGAGCAATACCCAAGTGGTGTCGTTTTTCTACCTGCCGGGGCAGAGTGTAGAAGTGCCGCTGATTGTGGTGTTGTTCGGCGCATTTGTGGTGGGGATTGTGTTCGGTATGTTTGCGTTGTTTGGCCGTTTGCTCGGTTTGCGCAGTGAAGCCAACCGCCTGCGTGCCGAAGTGAAAAAACATGGCCGCATGACCGAGCGAGACATTCAGAAAGCCACGCCGACTGTGCCGTCGGCAACAACGGTACCGATCACAACTGACCTGATGCAGAAATAAGGATACGCATGGATAACGAATTATGGGTCATCTTGCTGCCGATTATCCTGTTACCGGTGTTTTTTGCGATGGGCTGGTTTGCCGCGCGGGTGGACATGAAAACGGTGTTGAAACAGGCCAAAAGCATTCCGACCGGTTTCTATAAAAGCTTGGATGCGCTGGTTGACCGCAACAATGGCCGCGCCGCCCGCGAACTGGCCGAAGTGGTGGATCAGCAGCCGCAGTCTTACGATTTGAACCTGACCTTGGGCAAACTCTACCGCCAGCGCGGCGAGAACGACAAGGCCATCAATATGCACCAAGCCTTGCTCGAATCGCCCGATACGGTCAATGAAAAGCGCGAACGCGTGTTGTTTGAATTGGCGCAAAATTACCAAAGCGCCGGTTTGGTTGACCGCGCCGAGCAAATCTTTATCGGCTTGCTCGAAGGTGATATGGCGCGGGAAGCACGTCATCATCTGATGAGTATTTACCAGCAAGACCGCGATTGGGCGAAAGCCATTGAAATGGCGCAATTGTTGAGCCGCAACGAACAGACCTATCAATTCGAGATTGCTCAGTTTTATTGCGAAATCGCCCACGGTGCGCTGTTTAAATCCAATTTCGATGTGGCGCGCTACAACGTGCAAAAAGCCTTGGAGGCGAATAAAAAATGTACCCGTGCCAACATGATTTTGGGCGACATCGAAGCCAAACAGGGCAATTTTGCCGCGGCGGTCGAAGCCTACGGCGCGATTGAGCAGCAAAACCACTCGTATCTAAGCATGGTCGGCGAGAAAATGTATGAAGCCTATGCCGCCCAAGGCCGGCAAGAAGAAGGCTTGAACCGCTTGATCGGCTACATGAAAACCTTCCCTGATTTGGACTTGATCAACGTCATCTACGAAAAAGCCTTGTTGCTCAAAGGAGAAGCGG is a window of Neisseria yangbaofengii DNA encoding:
- a CDS encoding LapA family protein; protein product: MKIVYLIVKILILLVFFLLAVSNTQVVSFFYLPGQSVEVPLIVVLFGAFVVGIVFGMFALFGRLLGLRSEANRLRAEVKKHGRMTERDIQKATPTVPSATTVPITTDLMQK
- the lapB gene encoding lipopolysaccharide assembly protein LapB; protein product: MDNELWVILLPIILLPVFFAMGWFAARVDMKTVLKQAKSIPTGFYKSLDALVDRNNGRAARELAEVVDQQPQSYDLNLTLGKLYRQRGENDKAINMHQALLESPDTVNEKRERVLFELAQNYQSAGLVDRAEQIFIGLLEGDMAREARHHLMSIYQQDRDWAKAIEMAQLLSRNEQTYQFEIAQFYCEIAHGALFKSNFDVARYNVQKALEANKKCTRANMILGDIEAKQGNFAAAVEAYGAIEQQNHSYLSMVGEKMYEAYAAQGRQEEGLNRLIGYMKTFPDLDLINVIYEKALLLKGEAEAAVLAVELVRQKPDLNGVYRLLGLKLSDMPAEWKGDADMMRAVVGRQLQKSVMYRCRNCHFKSQVFFWHCPACNKWEAFTPNRIEV